A stretch of Chryseobacterium viscerum DNA encodes these proteins:
- the mutS gene encoding DNA mismatch repair protein MutS: MAKSKKETPLMTQYNTIKGKYPDALLLFRVGDFYETFGQDAVKTSQILGIVLTKRNNGEGSVELAGFPHHSIDSYLPKLVRAGMRVAICDQLEDPKMVKGIVKRGVTELVTPGVTFNDQVLNSKKNNFLLSLHKEKEKYGIALVDISTGEFLVSEGNLEKLLHIVNTFDPSEIIYQRSVQIPEQIKNKSAFKLEDWAFQYNFAYEKLTNHFKTNSLKGFGVENLPLAITAAGAIFAYLVEDTHHNLLAHITKLQIIPQEDYLMMDNFTLRNLEIVYPSNPQGKSLLDIIDKTSTPMGGRLLRRRIILPLKSVDEIMRRLSLIDFLNGNDHLKYEICQLLKSISDLDRLMGKLAAEKISPKELGYLRQSLINIHKIKALLHPHADVLAWLEPLFDLEELIKFLQNHLNEELPVSIAKGNIIKEGVSEELDRLRNLQNKGRGFLDEMCQREIERTGITSLKIDFNNVFGYYIEVRNTHKDKVPDDWLRKQTLVNAERYITEELKEYESQILGAEEKIGVLETSLYRNLCTETMVYIDQIQGNSNIIAQLDVAAGLSELAVSESYTKPVLNDGYAIDLKEARHPIIENALPLGEKYIPNDIFLDKDSQQIIMVTGPNMAGKSAILRQTAIVCLLAQIGSFVPAKHAEIGMLDKIFTRVGATDNISAGESTFMVEMNEAANILNNISERSLILLDEIGRGTSTYDGVSIAWAIAEYLHQHPTQAKTLFATHYHELNEMTVNFERVKNFHVSIQENKGNIIFLRKLIPGGSEHSFGIHVAKLAGMPAKVVNRANEILKTLEASRTQGSGDTSESIKRVTEENMQLSFFQLDDPVLENIREELTKIDINTLTPIEALMKLNSIKKMIGG, from the coding sequence ATGGCAAAATCGAAGAAGGAAACCCCATTAATGACACAGTATAATACCATCAAGGGTAAATACCCGGATGCGCTTTTACTTTTCAGGGTAGGGGACTTTTATGAAACTTTTGGGCAGGATGCTGTGAAAACATCCCAGATCCTGGGCATTGTTCTTACCAAAAGAAACAATGGGGAAGGAAGTGTGGAACTGGCAGGGTTTCCGCATCATTCAATAGATTCTTATCTTCCGAAACTGGTAAGAGCGGGAATGAGGGTGGCAATCTGTGATCAGCTTGAAGACCCTAAAATGGTGAAAGGGATTGTAAAACGAGGAGTCACCGAATTGGTTACGCCAGGAGTTACTTTCAATGATCAGGTTTTAAATTCAAAAAAGAATAATTTCCTGCTTTCTTTACACAAAGAAAAAGAGAAATATGGAATTGCTTTAGTGGATATTTCTACAGGAGAGTTTCTGGTAAGTGAAGGAAACCTGGAAAAGCTGCTGCATATTGTCAATACTTTTGATCCCAGTGAGATCATTTACCAGAGAAGTGTACAGATTCCGGAGCAGATTAAGAACAAGAGTGCCTTTAAACTGGAAGACTGGGCTTTCCAATATAATTTTGCCTACGAGAAATTAACGAATCATTTTAAAACCAATTCTTTAAAAGGATTTGGCGTAGAAAACCTTCCGCTGGCTATTACTGCAGCAGGAGCTATTTTTGCGTATCTGGTAGAAGATACGCACCATAACCTGCTGGCTCATATTACAAAACTTCAGATCATTCCACAGGAAGATTATCTGATGATGGATAATTTTACCCTTAGAAACCTGGAAATTGTTTATCCAAGCAATCCACAAGGGAAATCACTGTTGGATATCATTGATAAAACCTCTACACCAATGGGGGGAAGATTGTTGCGAAGAAGAATCATTCTTCCTTTAAAATCAGTGGATGAGATTATGAGAAGGCTTTCCCTGATTGATTTCTTAAATGGAAATGACCATCTTAAATATGAGATCTGCCAGCTTCTGAAGTCGATTTCTGATCTTGACCGATTAATGGGTAAACTGGCTGCAGAGAAAATTTCACCTAAGGAACTGGGATATCTTCGCCAAAGTTTAATCAATATCCATAAAATCAAAGCGTTATTGCATCCTCATGCGGATGTACTGGCGTGGCTGGAACCCTTGTTTGATCTTGAAGAACTGATTAAGTTCCTGCAGAATCATCTTAATGAAGAGCTTCCGGTAAGCATTGCCAAAGGAAATATCATTAAAGAAGGTGTTTCTGAAGAGCTGGACAGACTGAGAAATTTACAGAATAAGGGACGTGGTTTTCTGGATGAAATGTGCCAGAGAGAAATTGAAAGAACAGGTATTACAAGTCTTAAAATTGATTTTAATAACGTTTTCGGATATTATATTGAGGTTCGAAATACGCATAAAGATAAAGTTCCTGATGATTGGTTGAGAAAACAAACCTTAGTGAATGCTGAAAGATATATTACCGAAGAATTAAAGGAATATGAAAGCCAGATCCTGGGTGCCGAAGAAAAAATAGGGGTTCTGGAAACTTCGCTGTACAGAAACTTATGTACAGAAACGATGGTTTATATTGATCAGATTCAGGGGAATTCCAATATTATTGCTCAGCTTGATGTGGCTGCCGGATTATCTGAACTGGCAGTTTCTGAGAGTTATACAAAGCCTGTTTTAAATGACGGCTATGCTATCGATTTAAAAGAAGCCAGACATCCGATCATTGAGAATGCACTCCCACTGGGTGAAAAATATATCCCAAATGATATCTTCCTGGATAAAGATTCCCAGCAGATCATTATGGTGACGGGGCCGAATATGGCCGGTAAATCGGCAATTCTGCGCCAGACGGCTATTGTTTGTCTTTTGGCTCAGATAGGAAGTTTTGTGCCCGCAAAACATGCTGAAATAGGAATGTTGGATAAGATCTTCACAAGAGTAGGAGCTACAGATAATATCTCTGCAGGAGAATCTACTTTCATGGTAGAAATGAACGAGGCAGCCAATATTCTGAACAATATTTCAGAGCGAAGCCTGATTTTACTGGATGAAATCGGTCGTGGAACTTCCACTTATGACGGGGTTTCTATTGCGTGGGCAATTGCAGAATATCTTCATCAGCATCCAACGCAGGCGAAGACTTTGTTTGCAACTCATTACCATGAACTGAATGAGATGACAGTCAATTTTGAAAGAGTGAAAAATTTTCACGTTTCTATTCAGGAAAATAAAGGAAATATCATTTTCCTGAGAAAACTTATTCCGGGTGGAAGCGAGCACAGTTTCGGTATCCATGTGGCAAAACTGGCCGGAATGCCTGCTAAAGTAGTCAACAGAGCAAATGAAATTCTTAAAACCCTGGAAGCGAGCAGAACTCAGGGAAGCGGAGATACTTCTGAGAGTATCAAAAGAGTGACTGAGGAAAATATGCAGCTCTCCTTCTTCCAGCTGGATGATCCTGTTCTGGAAAATATCCGTGAGGAGCTGACGAAAATAGATATCAATACGCTGACACCAATTGAAGCTTTGATGAAGCTTAATTCGATAAAAAAAATGATTGGAGGGTAA
- a CDS encoding TlpA family protein disulfide reductase, which yields MRDLIKIFTILLFGMVCKAQQTEVPVLKYEDLEKRIQQEKDKLLVVNFWSTTCGPCVKELPHFIEVNTKYADNQKFKMILVSLDRLADKERVLKFIKNKNLTAEVLLLDDIKRMNTWIPKFEKDWDGNIPVTLFYKNGVKLHFNDGEMSKEDLEKTIKENLQ from the coding sequence ATGAGAGACTTAATAAAAATATTCACTATACTTCTGTTTGGTATGGTTTGTAAAGCCCAGCAGACTGAAGTTCCTGTACTAAAATATGAAGATCTGGAGAAGAGAATTCAACAGGAAAAAGATAAATTGCTTGTGGTCAACTTCTGGTCTACAACCTGTGGCCCATGTGTGAAAGAGCTGCCTCACTTTATTGAAGTGAATACGAAATATGCAGATAATCAGAAATTTAAAATGATTTTGGTTTCACTGGACAGGCTGGCAGATAAAGAAAGAGTATTAAAATTCATTAAAAATAAAAATCTTACTGCTGAGGTCCTCTTACTGGATGATATTAAAAGAATGAATACCTGGATTCCAAAGTTTGAAAAAGACTGGGATGGGAATATTCCTGTAACACTGTTCTATAAAAACGGGGTGAAACTTCATTTCAATGACGGTGAAATGAGCAAAGAAGATCTTGAAAAAACAATTAAAGAAAATCTACAATAA
- a CDS encoding bestrophin family protein, protein MVTSEFMRVYNTKHFLKILFSLHKSDTLKILFPSMLLIGLYSWGIQYLEVEYLHLTSKSGISNVGMIHSLLGFVLSLLLVFRTNTAYDRWWEGRKLWGKLVNDTRNFAVKINTILGDNRQDAEQIARYLKYFPHFLAKHLSKESTRLALDGDYSEIENSLKNHGPSEMVILLTHKLNQLKKEGKISEIEMLYLDTQLSGFLDVCGGCERIKNTPIPYSYSSFIKKFIILYVFALPIAYVITIGLFMIPLTVFVYYVLMSLELIAEEIEDPFNNDENDIPMETLAQNIEKNVHQIMIRK, encoded by the coding sequence GTGGTAACAAGTGAATTTATGAGAGTCTACAATACCAAACATTTCCTTAAAATTCTTTTCAGTTTACACAAAAGTGATACGTTGAAAATTCTTTTTCCAAGTATGCTTCTTATAGGATTGTACTCCTGGGGAATTCAGTATCTGGAAGTAGAATATCTGCACCTTACCTCAAAATCAGGAATCAGTAACGTGGGAATGATTCACTCTCTGCTGGGTTTCGTACTTTCGCTTTTATTGGTTTTCAGGACCAATACGGCCTATGACAGATGGTGGGAAGGCCGAAAGCTTTGGGGAAAATTGGTAAATGATACCAGAAATTTCGCGGTAAAAATAAATACTATTCTTGGTGACAACCGTCAGGATGCCGAGCAGATTGCAAGATATTTAAAATATTTCCCTCACTTTTTAGCCAAACATCTTTCAAAGGAATCTACAAGGCTTGCTTTGGATGGAGATTATTCTGAAATTGAAAATTCTTTAAAAAATCACGGCCCCAGTGAAATGGTTATCCTTCTCACTCATAAATTGAACCAGCTAAAAAAAGAAGGAAAAATCTCAGAGATTGAAATGCTGTATCTAGATACTCAACTTTCAGGATTTCTGGATGTATGCGGAGGCTGTGAAAGAATCAAAAACACTCCGATTCCTTATTCTTATTCTTCTTTCATCAAGAAATTTATTATCCTGTATGTTTTTGCCCTGCCTATTGCTTACGTGATCACCATTGGTCTTTTCATGATTCCGCTTACGGTTTTTGTATACTATGTTTTAATGAGTCTTGAGCTTATTGCAGAAGAAATTGAAGATCCTTTCAACAATGACGAAAATGATATTCCTATGGAAACATTAGCGCAGAATATTGAAAAAAATGTGCATCAGATTATGATCAGAAAATAA
- a CDS encoding GNAT family N-acetyltransferase: protein MEFPVLETERLILRQLTFNDTQDLFEYFSLDEVMEYYDLETFKTEEDARHIIQHFNSEFEKGKGFRWALELKSSGKVIGTCGFHNWYREHFRAEIGYELNPIFWQQSYMKEAILPILTYGFETMRLHRVDAFIDPSNISSEKLLSSLNFSKEGTLKDYFFEKGKFVDATIFGLINK from the coding sequence ATGGAATTTCCTGTTTTAGAGACTGAAAGGCTTATTTTACGTCAGCTTACTTTCAATGATACCCAAGACCTGTTCGAGTATTTTTCTCTGGATGAAGTCATGGAATATTATGATCTGGAAACCTTCAAAACAGAAGAAGACGCCCGGCACATTATTCAGCACTTTAACAGTGAATTTGAAAAAGGGAAAGGATTCCGATGGGCGCTTGAACTTAAATCCAGTGGAAAAGTCATCGGAACCTGCGGCTTTCACAACTGGTACAGGGAACATTTCAGAGCTGAAATCGGCTATGAGCTTAATCCAATATTCTGGCAGCAGTCTTATATGAAAGAAGCCATCCTTCCCATTCTGACTTATGGGTTTGAAACCATGAGGCTTCATCGTGTAGATGCTTTCATTGATCCTTCCAATATTTCTTCTGAAAAGCTGCTGTCTTCATTAAACTTCAGCAAAGAAGGAACGTTAAAAGATTATTTTTTTGAAAAAGGAAAATTCGTAGATGCAACCATCTTCGGGCTTATCAATAAATAA
- a CDS encoding cupin-like domain-containing protein has translation MILENVDTVNDISKEDFQKNYFKKQKPLLIKNFASRWDAFDKWNLAYIREKAGDQEVPLYDNKPADAAKSSDAPVAQMKMRDYIDTIKSKPSDLRIFFYIITDRLPELLKNFTYPDLGIKFFKRLPTLFFGGSEAHVLMHYDVDLGDFMHIHFEGKKRILLFDQKQSPFLYKVPLSVHTVYEVDYENPDYEKFPALKYAKGYEIFMEHGDALFIPGAFWHFNRYLEPGFSLSLRALPNKPNVFANMLYHVFIMRYTDKLMRKLFKAKWVDYKQKWAYKKSSDALEKHLSDK, from the coding sequence ATGATCCTCGAAAACGTAGATACTGTAAATGATATTAGTAAAGAAGATTTTCAGAAGAATTATTTTAAAAAGCAAAAACCTCTTTTGATTAAGAATTTTGCCAGCCGATGGGATGCTTTTGATAAATGGAACCTGGCTTACATCCGGGAAAAAGCGGGAGATCAGGAAGTTCCGCTGTATGACAATAAGCCTGCAGATGCAGCCAAAAGCTCTGATGCTCCGGTAGCCCAAATGAAAATGAGGGACTATATTGATACCATAAAAAGTAAACCCTCAGATCTGCGTATCTTTTTCTATATCATTACAGACAGACTTCCCGAGCTGCTGAAAAATTTCACCTATCCGGATCTTGGAATAAAGTTTTTTAAAAGACTTCCAACGTTATTCTTCGGGGGAAGTGAAGCCCATGTTTTAATGCACTATGATGTTGATTTAGGTGATTTTATGCATATCCATTTTGAAGGAAAGAAAAGAATTCTTTTGTTTGATCAGAAACAGTCTCCATTTTTATATAAGGTTCCTTTATCAGTTCATACGGTTTATGAGGTAGACTATGAAAATCCTGATTACGAAAAATTTCCGGCACTGAAATATGCAAAAGGATATGAGATTTTTATGGAACACGGCGATGCACTTTTTATTCCGGGAGCTTTCTGGCACTTCAACAGATATCTGGAACCAGGTTTTTCACTATCATTAAGAGCTCTTCCCAATAAACCGAACGTATTTGCCAATATGCTGTATCACGTTTTCATTATGCGATACACGGATAAACTCATGCGTAAACTTTTTAAAGCCAAATGGGTGGATTACAAGCAGAAATGGGCCTACAAGAAAAGTTCAGATGCTTTGGAAAAACACCTTTCAGACAAATAA
- a CDS encoding thioredoxin family protein: protein MKNLKILVTALIVGLGLLSFTTTDHDKSKAKKENISAKGYEVGDEAADFKLKNIDGKMVSLSDFKSAKGFIVVFTCNHCPYAKKYEDRIIELDKKYKAQGYPVIAINPNDPNVQPEDGYQQMIERAKQKGFTFPYLVDEGQKIYPQYGATKTPHVFVLKKENGKNIVKYIGAIDNNYDNPNDVSEYYAQDAVNALIKGDPVKMTKTVAIGCTIKVKK, encoded by the coding sequence ATGAAAAACCTGAAAATTTTAGTAACTGCACTGATTGTTGGGCTTGGATTACTGAGCTTTACAACAACAGATCATGATAAAAGCAAAGCTAAGAAAGAGAATATTTCTGCAAAAGGCTATGAAGTAGGAGATGAAGCTGCGGATTTTAAGCTTAAAAATATTGATGGCAAAATGGTTTCTTTAAGCGATTTTAAGAGTGCAAAAGGATTTATTGTTGTATTTACCTGCAATCATTGCCCATACGCCAAGAAATATGAAGATAGAATTATTGAGCTGGATAAAAAATATAAAGCTCAGGGATATCCGGTAATCGCCATTAATCCCAATGATCCTAATGTACAGCCTGAAGACGGCTATCAGCAGATGATAGAAAGAGCAAAGCAAAAAGGGTTTACTTTCCCGTATCTGGTAGATGAAGGGCAGAAAATTTATCCGCAGTACGGAGCCACAAAGACGCCACATGTTTTTGTACTGAAGAAAGAGAACGGAAAGAATATCGTGAAATATATTGGTGCTATCGACAATAATTATGATAATCCGAATGATGTATCCGAATATTATGCTCAGGATGCCGTAAATGCTCTGATCAAAGGAGATCCTGTAAAAATGACAAAAACAGTAGCCATCGGATGTACAATTAAAGTAAAGAAATAA
- a CDS encoding DUF2809 domain-containing protein has protein sequence MKLQFSLKYLLLTVFIFLVEVLIATKLSHIFFVRAYLGDVIVVMLLYTFVKSFVKVNNEKLILGILIFSFLIEFAQYFNIAEKLGFRPGSLMYIVIGNSFSWIDNLCYAIGCLILYLIVRMTKTENLTSTPNP, from the coding sequence ATGAAATTACAATTCAGCCTGAAATATCTTCTTCTAACCGTATTTATTTTTCTTGTAGAGGTGTTGATTGCCACCAAACTAAGTCATATTTTCTTCGTAAGAGCTTATCTGGGAGATGTTATTGTGGTGATGCTTCTTTATACTTTCGTAAAGAGCTTTGTAAAAGTAAATAATGAAAAGCTGATTCTGGGGATTCTTATTTTTTCCTTTTTGATAGAATTTGCTCAGTATTTCAATATTGCGGAAAAATTAGGCTTCCGTCCTGGAAGCCTGATGTATATTGTTATCGGTAATTCTTTCTCATGGATAGATAACCTGTGCTATGCCATAGGCTGCCTGATTCTCTATCTTATTGTAAGGATGACAAAAACTGAAA